The genomic segment ACCTCGGCCCAGCAGCACGCGGCGCGCACCCGCGCCGAGGCGGCCCGCACCAAGGCGGACGCGGAGGCGGCGGCCGAGCGGCTGCGCCGCGAGACGCAGACGGAGGCGGACCGGGTGCTCGACGAGGCGCGGAAGGCCGCCGCCCAGCGCCGGTCGGACGCGGCCGAGCAGGCGGACCAGCTGGTGGAAAGGGCCCGCGAGGAGGCGCTGCGCGCGGCGACGGCGGCCGAGGAGCAGGCGGACACCATGGTCGGTGCCGCCCGCCGGGAGGCCGAGCGGATCGTCGGCGAGGCGACGAACGAGGGCAACGGCGTGGTGGAGCGGGCGCGTACCGACTCCGACACCATGCTGAGCGAGGCCCGCCGGGACGCCACCGCGATCCGGGAGCGGGCCGAGGAGCTGCGGACCCGGGTCGAGGCCGAGATGGAGGAGCTGCACGAGCGGGCGCGCCGGGAGGCCGCGGAGGCGGTGAAGTCGGCCGGCGAGCGGGTCGACAAGCTGGTCACGGCGGCGGCCGAACAGGTCGCGGAGGCCGAGAAGAAGGCGGAGAAGCTGCTCTCGGAGGCCGGCAGCGAGGCCAGCAAGGTCCGCATCGCGGCGGTGAAGAAGGCCGAGGCGCTCCTCAAGGAGGCGGCGCAGAAGAAGGCGGAGGTCGAACGCGAGGCCGAGGCGATGCGCGCGGAGGCGGCGGCCGAGGCGAAGCGGACGGTCGACGAGGGACAGCGGGAACTGGATGTGCTGGTCCGCCGGCGCGAGGACATCAACGCCGAGATCTCACGGGTCCAGGACGTTCTGGAGGCCCTGGAGTCCTTCGAGACGCCCGGTGCGGCCGGGGGCGCGAACGGGGTCAAAACGGCCGCGGCAGCGGGGGCCGCTCGTTCGGGTGGCAAGGGTTCCGACAGCTAGCCACTCAAAAGAGGGGTCATTCTCCACATCAAACCGTCAATGACTCGATGACACGCCGTACAGGCGCCTAGGATTCGGTCTATCACCTCACCGGTCTCTTTCAGTCTCTTTCGACAGGAACCCCATGAGCGACACTTCCTCCCCCTTCGGCTTCGAGCTCGTGCGGCGTGGATACGACCGCGGCCAGGTGGACGACCGCATCACCAAGCTCGTCGCCGACCGCGACAGCGCACTGTCGCGCATCTCCGCCCTGGAGAAGCGGATCGAGGAACTGCACCTCGAGACGCAGAACGCCCAGGCCCAGGTCAACGACTCCGAGCCCTCGTACGCCGGTCTCGGCGCCCGGGTCGAGAAGATCCTCCGCCTCGCCGAGGAGGAGGCCAAGGACCTGCGGGACGAGGCCCGCCGCGCCGCCGACCAGCACCGCGAGCTGGCCGAGTCGGCCGCGCAGCAGGTCCGCAACGACGCCGAGAGCTACGCCAACGACCGCAAGCAGAAGGCCGAGGACGAGGGCGCCCGGATCGTCGAGCGCGCGAAGGGCGAGGCGTCCACGCTCCGCGCCGACGCGCAGAAGGACGCCCAGGCGAAGCGCGAGGAGGCCGACGCCCTCTTCGAGGAGACCCGGGCCAAGGCCGCCCAGGCCGCCGCGGACTTCGAGACGAACCTCGCCAAGCGCCGCGAGCAGTCCGAGCGCGACCTCGCCTCCCGCCAGGCCAAGGCCGAGAAGCGGCTCGCGGAGATCGAGCACCGGGCCGAGCAGCTCCGTCTGGAGGCGGAGAAGCTGCGCACCGACGCCGAGCGCCGCGCCCGCCAGACGGTGGAGACCGCGCAGCGCCAGGCCGAGGACATCGTGGCCGACGCCAACGCCAAGGCCGACCGGATCCGCAGCGAGTCCGAGCGCGAGCTGGCGGCGCTCACCAACCGCCGCGACAGCATCAACGCCCAGCTGACCAACGTCCGCGAGATGCTGGCCACGCTCACCGGCGCGGCCGTCGCCGCGGCCGGCACCCCGGACGACGAGACCGCCGGCGTCCCGGCCCAGCAGCGCGGCTGACCCCGCCGCGGCCCGGCCCGTACGCGGCCGGGCGGACGGGCCGTCCGTCCCGTCCCGCACCCCGAGTCCACGCCGTGCCCCCCGCCACCCCGGGTGTCGGGGGGCACCGTGGTGTCCGGGGGCGGCGGCGCGGGCGCGTGCCGTACCCCCGGACCGGGCCAACGCGCCCCGCCGCGCGGCCCGTTGCGGGGCCGGGGCAGGCTCCGCGGTGGTGCCCGGCCCGTTCGCCGGTAGTCTCGTGGGACCTCAGGGGGCACCACACCACTCGGACTGCGCACCGGACCACCGGATCCGCGCGGCCCCCGACCCATCCGGCGAGGGGCGGAGCATGATCGAGGCAGTCGGCCTGACCAAGCGCTACGGCGCCAAAACGGCCGTGTACAACTTGTCGTTCCAGGTACGGCCGGGGGCCGTGACCGGTTTCCTGGGGCCCAACGGCTCCGGGAAGTCGACGACGATGCGCATGATCCTGGGCCTGGACGCGCCCACGGCCGGGCGGGTGACGATCGGCGGGCACCCGTTCCGCAGACTGCCCAACGCCCCGCGCCAGGTGGGTGCGCTGCTGGACGCGAAGGCCGTGCACGGCGGGCGCAGCGCCCGGAACCATCTGCTCTCCCTCGCCCAGCTGTCCGGCATCCCGGCCCGCCGGGTCGACGAGGTGCTGGGCGTGGTGGGCCTGCAGGACGTGGCCCGGCGGCGGTCGAAGGGCTTCTCCCTCGGCATGGGGCAGCGGCTCGGCATCGCCGCGGCCCTGCTCGGCGATCCGCAGGTGCTGCTCTTCGACGAGCCGGTCAACGGCCTGGACCCGGAGGGCATCCTCTGGGTGCGGAATCTCATGAAGGGCCTCGCGGCGGAGGGCCGGACGGTCTTCGTCTCCAGCCACCTGATGAGTGAAATGGCGCTGACCGCCGACCACTTGATCGTGATCGGCCGCGGGCAGCTGCTCGCCGACATGAGCGTGCGGGACTTCATCGCGCACCACTCGGCCGGATTCGCCCGGGTACGGACCCCGGTGGACGCCCCGGAACAGCGGGAGAAGCTGACCACCGTGCTGAACGGGGCGGGCGGCCACGTCCTGCCCGAACAGGACGGCGCGCTCCGGGTGTCGGGCCTGCCGCTGCCACGGATCAGCGACCTGGCGCACGAGGCGGACATCCGCCTCTGGGAGCTCTCGCCGCACCAGGCCTCGCTGGAAGAGGCCTACATGCAGATGACGCAGGGGGCGGTCGACTACCGCTCGACCCTCGACCCGCGGGCCGGCCTGCGGGCGGCCGTACCGGGCCCGGCGGGTCCGGGGTACGCCCCGCAGGGCGGTTACGTGCCGCAGCCCGGTTACGCACCGCTGGGGCACGAGGGCCACGCGGGCCACCCGGGCCAGGCGCCGCCGCCCGGCGGCTTCCCGCCCCCCGGCACGGCCGCACCAGGGCCGTTCCCGGGAGCGCCCCAGCCGAACCCGTACGCCGCGCCGCAGCCGGTTCCCGCCGCCGCGCCGCCGGCGTCCGCCGCGCCGAACGGCGCCGCCCCCGGCCCCGACCCGACGAAGCGTGACACCGAGGAAGCCCGATGACGACCCCCTCCCAGCCGCAGCCCGGATCCCCGGCCACACCGCCGCAGGACCAGCCGTCCGCGCCCCCGGCGAGCAGCACACCGGAGCAGCGGCCCGCGGCCGCGCAGCCCTCCGCCGGGCAGCCGCCCGCCGGGTCCGGGAGCGCACAGCCGGCGGCCGCGCGGCCCGCCCCCGGACCGCGGGACACCGTGCAACTCGCCCCGGATCGGCGGGCCGGGGACCAGCCGTCGCAGGACCGGGCCGGGGACCAGCCGTCGCAGGACCGGGGAGTGGACCCCCGCAGCCACCGGCCGGACCCGGAGACACCGGCACCGGCACCGGCACAGCCGCAGACGCAGCAGTCCCCCGATCAGGCCCCGGCCGCCGCGCCCTCCGCCGCGCCCTCCGCCGCGCCGGGACCGTACGGGCAGGCCGCCCCCGTACCGCCGCAGCAGATTCAGCAGCAGAACCGGCATCAGCCGCACGCGCAACCGCACCAGCCGTACGGCGCCCACCCGCAGGGGCACCAGCAGCCCGGCGGCGGCCACGGACCGCTGCCCGCCCAGGGCGGGTACGCCTCGCCCATCCCGGTGCGCGACGCGCATCTCGGGCACGCCATCGCCGCGGAGTGGACCAAGATCCGCTCGGTCCGCTCCACGGTCTGGACGCTGGCCGTCCTGGCGTTCCTCGTGCTCGGGATCGGCTTCCTGATCAACGTCTTCACCGACGACGGCGACTACGGGACCCAAGCACCCATCGCCAACGGCCTGTTCGGGCTGATTCTCGGCCAGATCTGCGTCGTCACGCTCGGCGTGCTGGTGATCACCTCGGAGTACGGCACCGGCCTGATCCGCACCACCCTCACCGCCGCGCCGCGGCGTTCCCGGGTGCTGACCGCCAAGGCGCTGGTCTTCCTGGCGGTCTCGTGGACGGTCACCACGGCGGTCTGCACGCTCACCGCGCTGATGGGCGCGGGGATGCACAGCGGGCCGGGAGTGGCCTCGGCGGACGGCGGGCAGTGGGCCGGGGCGACGGTCCTCGCCGGGCTCTATGTCTCGCTGCTGGGCCTGCTCGCCCTCGCCGTCGGCACCCTGCTGCGGCACTCGGCGGGGGCCATCACGGCGATGCTGGGCGTGGTCCTGCTCCCCGCGATCCTCCCGGCGTTCCTCCTCTTCTCGGAGAGCATGCGGCCCGCGGCGGAGAAGATCCTGGAGTACAACGCCATCAACTCCCTCGCCGCGCTGCACCAGGTCAACGACGGCGGCGACGGGCTGAGCCAGCTCCTGCTGCTGGCCGTCGTCACGGCGGTCGCGCTCGCCGGCGCCTACGCCGCGCTGGAGAAGCGGGACGTCTGAGGCCGGCCCGGGAGGCCCCGCCGGGGATCAGTACCGGGGCGCGTTACGGGACCGCTGCACCCGCGTGGTGCGGCGGTCCCGGGCGTTCCAGCAGGCCCGGTGCCAGTGCCGCCGGTCGTCGACCGGGCCCAGCTGCGCCCAGGCCACCACGTGCGGCTGGCCCTGCGGGATCTCCTGGTCGCAGCCGGGGCAGCGGTACCGCTTGGCCGCGGTGGAGCCGCCGACCGGCCGCACCACCCACTCCTCGCCGCGCCAGCTCTCCGTTCTGCCCCAGGCGCCGAACGGGGTCTCCTCCTCCTGCCCCTCGCGGCGGCCGCCGCCGTACGGTGTGGGCTTGCTGCCGCCGCCCCGGGGGCGGTTACGACGGGGGGACACGGGCTGCACCTCGCGGGATATCCGAAGGGTGGACGGTCTGCCGCCCCCCAGCCTACGCGCCGGACCCGCCCCGGTACCGGATCCGCAGAAAACCGTATCACCGCCTCCGATCGCCCGAAATCCTCGGAATCCCCAATAACCCAGATAATCAGCAGAACTTCACGGGAGACCGTGCCCTTGGCACGTGTCGGGCGTTGTTGCCGGTAGGGGAGGCAGCACGCCGTCCGCGAGGAGGCAGAAGGCGATGCAGGTAGGAGTTTTCGTACTGGCCGCGCAGTTCCCCGGCCAGGGAGCGGACGAGGCGCTGCGCCGCGCCGTGTGCACCGCGGAGGAGGCGGAGCGGGCGGGGCTGGACGCGGTCTGGCTCGCCGAACACCACTTCGTGCCGTACGGGGTGTGCCCGTCCGCGGTGACGCTCGCCGCGCTGCTGCTCGGCCGCACCCGGCGGATCGGGGTGGGCACCGCGGTCAGCGTGCTGCCGACCACCCACCCGGTGGCGCTCGGCGAGCAGACGGCGCTGCTCCACGTCCTCTCGGGCGGGCGGTTCACCCTCGGTGTCGGCCGCGGTGGCCCCTGGGTGGACCTGGAGGTGTTCAACGCGGGCCTCGCGGCCTACGAACGGGGCTTCCCCGAATCGCTGGACCTGCTGCTGCGCTGGCTGCGCGAACCCCGGGTGGCGGCCGACGGCGAGCGGTTCGGCTTCCGGGAGGTCCAGGTGGTGCCGCGCCCGAGGGAGCTGCTGGAGCCGACCGGGGGCCCGCCGGTGGTCGTGGCCTGCACCTCGCGGGCGAGTGTGCGGCTCGCCGCCGAGCGCGGTCTGCCGATGCTCCTGGGCATGCACTGCGGGGACGAGGAGAAGGCCGGCATGGTCGCCTTCTGGCGCGACTGCGCCCGGGAGGCGGGCCGGCACCCGGAGGAGATCGCGGCGGCCGGTCACGTCTCGGCCGGTGTGGCGCAGATCGGCGACTCCCGCGACCATGCCGCCGAGGCGCTGCTCAAGGCGATGCCCGGCTGGCTGCGCCAGGGCCTGGAGGCCCATGTCACGGTGGACGGCCGGGAGCGCCGGATGCGCGACCCGCGCGCGTACACCGAACTCCTCTGCGCACTCCACCCGGTGGGCCCGCCGCGGCTCTGCGCCGACCGGCTCGCGGCCACCGCCGAGCGCACCGGCATCAGCCGGTTCGCCCTGCTGGTGGAGGGGTCGGGAGATCTGGCGGCGACCGAGGAGAACGTCCGGCGGCTGGGCGCCGAGGTGCTGCCCCTGCTCGCCTGAGCCGCGGCGCCCGCCCGCCGCACCACGGCCGGCACGGCGCCGCCCCGCGACCGGAGGCGTTCCGGGTGCGGGGCGGCGCCGGGAGCTCTCAGCAGTCGCGCAGCTGGGGCGACTGGTTCAGGATCTGGCCCCGTACGGAGGTGAAGCGCGCGAGCCTCTCGTCGGAGGTGCCGGCCGTCGGGAAGACGGCCACCCGGTGGCAGTTCTGGAACGCCAGCCGGACCCCGAAGTGCCGCTGCAGAGCCCCGCGTATCGCGTCGCTCGCCAGCGCCCGGAGGAGCTGGCCACGCGCCTGTTCGTCTGGCGGCGGCACCTGGTTGTCGGCGAACTCCCCGCCGTCGACCTTGAGCTGGGCCACCAGAGAGCTGATCATCTCCCATGCGTACGGCAGGGAGGTCCGGACGCAGTCGACGAACTCCGCTTCATCGACCTCGCCTCGCTCGGCCTGTTCGAGCAGGGCCGGTGAGACGTCCAGCGACATGGGGTTCTCCTCTCGCACCCCCGCAGGGGTCCTCGGACGGCGAAGGGGAGCCGCGACGGAGCGTGCCCGGACGACGACTTCCCGCATCCACGGTATGCCGCTCCCTCCGGCCGCACCAGGAGAATGGTGACAACCAGCCAGCCGCCGAAGGTGCCCATCCAGGGCGAATCGCGTGGAGGCGGGACGGTCGAGTAGCGTGCGGGCCATGCGTCTCGTCATCGCTCGCTGCTCCGTCGACTACGCGGGCCGGCTCACCGCCCATCTGCCCTCCGCGCCCCGGCTGATCCTGGTCAAGGCCGACGGCAGTGTGTCCGTCCACGCCGACGACCGGGCCTACAAACCCCTCAACTGGATGTCTCCGCCGTGCACCCTCAAGGAGGGTGACGACGCCGTGTGGACGGTGGTGAACAAGGCGGGCGAGAAGCTCATCATCACCATGGAGGAAATCCTTCACGACTCCTCCCACGAACTGGGAGTTGACCCGGGGCTGATCAAGGATGGCGTGGAAGCGCACCTCCAGGAACTCCTCGCCGACAGGATCGAGACACTGGGCGAAGGCTATGCGCTGATTCGGCGTGAATACCCCACTGCCATCGGGCCGGTGGACATCCTCTGCCGGGACGCCGACGGCGGGACCGTCGCGGTGGAGATCAAGCGGCGCGGCGAGATAGACGGTGTCGAGCAGCTCACCCGGTACCTCGAACTCCTCAACCGCGATCCGCATCTGGCGCCGGTGCGGGGCATCTTCGCGGCCCAGGAGATCAAGCCGCAGGCCCGGGTGCTGGCCACCGACCGCGGCATCGGCTGCACCGTGCTCGACTACGACGCCCTGCGCGGCATCGAGGACGACAAGCTCAGGCTCTTCTGAGCCGACGCGCCCCGTCCCCGCCCCGCCCCCGGCTCCGCGGGTTCGGGGCCGTACCGGGCCCCGCAGCCCGGGGCCCGGCCCCGCGCGGCACACGGCCTCAGATGACCGGGGTCTCCTCGCCGGTACCGGTCGTCCCGTCGGCCGAGGCCGACGTCGACGCGGACATCGGCGCCGTCCCGGAGGTGGAGGCCGACGACGTGCCGCCGCCGACCGGGGAGACGGGCGCGGGCTCGCTCGCCGTGTTGGTGGTGCCGCCGCTCGCGGTCGGCGAGGGGCTGGTCGGCTCCTCGCCGGTCGGGTCGTCCGTCGGTTCCCCGGAGGGGGATTCCTCCGGGGGTTCGCTCGTGGGCGGCTTCTTGGTGGGGGTCGAGTCCCCCGAGCCGCCGGTCGATCCGCCCGAGCTTCCCGATCCCCCGGAACCGCCGGAGGAGCCGCCCGTACCCGTCGTCCCGGACGCGCTGGGGCCGTCGCTCTCCGAGGGGCCGCCCTCCCCCGAAGCACTGGGGTCCGGGCTCTCCGACGCCGGCGCGTCCGTTCCGGCCCGGCCGCTCTCCACGGGCTCGGGGCCCCGGGTGGAGTCCTCCGTCGGCTCCTCGGCGGGGAGGCCGCCACCGCCGTCGTCCTCGTTGGCGGACTGCTCGGAGATGACCCGGTCGGGCGGCCCGTCCTCGCCGCCGGAGGTGGCGCCGAGGGTCACCACGGTGCCCAGGACCGCGGTGAGCAGGGCCCCGGCGCTCACGGCGGCGATATTGCGCCGGGCGCCCTTGAGCAGGGTGAGGGGGCGGCCGGGTCCCCGGCCGGAGCCCTTGGCGGTGCCGGGCCGGCCACCCGCTGCGGCACCCGCGCCGCCGGCCACCAGCGCCGGCGTCACGGCCGTGGCACCGGTGTCCGGGGCCCGGCCGGCGGTGAGCGCGCCGAAGGCGCTGGTGACGGCACCGGGCGGGGTGGCGGACTCCTCGGCGTGCGCGGCGGGGATCTCGTCGCCCGGCACCGCGCCGCCCGCCGTGTGGTCGAAACCGCCCGCCTTGTCCTCGACGAGGGCGAGCGCCCGGCGGCCCGAGACGGCACCGCGCCGGTCCGCGAGGACGCCGCGGAGCGCGATGGACGCCTCCAGCTCGGCGCGGGCCCGGTCGAGCTTGCCGGTGCAGAGCGCGAGTACGCCCAACTCGTGGTGGAAGTACGCCTCTTCGGCGACCTCCCCGGAGATCCTGGCGGCCTCCTGCCCGTGCCGCAGGGCGCGCTCCCAGGCGCTCCAGTTCAGCGCGGCGGCCAGCACGGGTGCGGCCGTGCAGGCCAGCAGGACGGCGGTGCTCGGGTGGCCGGGCTCCTCGCCGGAGACGAGGACGGCCATCGCCGCGAGCATGGCCTCGGACTCGGCGGCGGCCCGCTCGGGAAGGACGGACGGGTGGCCCGCCCACCAGGCGTAGTGCCGGCCGGCGAGGTGCGCCCGTTCCGCGGTGCCCTCCCCGTAGCCCGCGGCCTCCAGCTGGGTGGCGACACCGGACGCGAGGCGGTAGTGCCCGGCGACCGGGGTGACGAGGCCGCAGGCGAGGAGTTCACCGAGCGCGGCGTCGGCGTGGCTGTCACCGGCGAGCGCCGGGAGGTGGGCGTGGTGGGGGCAGTCGCCGCCGAGGGCGAGGGCCAGCCGCAGCGTCTCGCGGGCGGATTCGCTCAGCCGGGAGGCGAGCAGGGCGGCGGGCGCGGCGGCCTCGGCGAGGGTCGGCAGCGGTACGGCCGCCGCCGCGGCCTCGGTGCCCTCCGGGCCGCTGACGGTGTCCACGGCGGCCGGGCGGTCCTCGGCGCCCTCGGTGTGCGGCCCGTCCTCCGGGCCGGCGCCGCCGAAGACGTCCGGGTCGGCGCGCAGGGCGTCCCGCTGCCTGAGCAGGGCTCCGGCCTGGACGAAGCGGAGCGGCAGGCCCTCGGACTCGAACCACAGGTCTCCGGCCCAGGCCTCCTCGTCCTCCTCCAGCGGGCGGTCCACGACGTGCCGGAGCAGTTCGGTGCAGGCGCCGCGGCTGAGGCCGGGGAGGAACACCTCCTCGACATGCGCGTCGGCGGGCGGGGCGGCCACGTCGGGAGTGGCGGAGAAGAGGAAGGCGCACTCGGGCGTGGCGTCGAGCAGTTCGCCGAGCGCGGCGCCGCCGCACCCGAGGTCGTCGAGGACGATGACGGCGCCGATGCGGCGGACGTGGGCGAGCAGGTCCTCGCGGGCGGGCCGGTGGCCGGCGGCGTCGTACACCGCGTCGAAGAGGTCGTACAGCAGGTCCGAGGCGGTGCGGCCGTGGCCGGAGAGCCGGACGACCCCGTCCGGCGCGAGGTCGGTGCACTCCTCGGCCACGGCGTCCAGCAGGACGGTGCGGCCGGAGCCGGAGGGGCCGGTGACGCGGACGGACCGGCCGCGGGCGAGGAGGCCGCGGAGCCGTATCCGCTCCTCGGCGCGCTCCAGCAGCGGGGTGGCGGAGACGGCGGGCACGGCCGGGGCGGCGGGCACCGGCGGCGGTGTGGCACGGCCGCGGCGGGCGCGCTCCGCCGGGGTGCGGCGGGCGGGGGCGGCGGGGCGCCGGTCCGGCGGGCAGGCCTCGACCTCGCTGCCGTCGAGCGGATTGACCGTCAGCAGGTACTCGCCGGCGGTCAGCGTGGTGGTGCGGACCGGCGTGGGGGTCGGGGCACCGGCGACCAGCTCGGAACGGGCGGCCTTGGCCGGGACGGGCAGCGCGGCCTCGCGCCGGTGGAACTCCGGAGGGCCGGGCGTGGACTCGGCGTCCTGCCGTGCGCCCGGACGGTCGTCGTGGTGGTGGCCGTGCTCGTCCGGCCCACGGTGGTTCGGGTCCATGGTGAAGCCCCCAGGTACGTCGCGTGCCGATGCTCTCCCGGCCGGTCACTCCCCCGGCGGGGGCCGGGGGGTGCCCCCAGCCGTCGCGTGGTCCGGGGGGCGTCGCGGAGTGTGGGATGCCGCGCGTCCCGCACTTTAGACGGTCGTACGGGCTCCGGGAAACAGCGGGAGGGCCTGCGAACGCGAACGTCATGTGTTTGTGAGGTAAAGCGGCAGTCGCACTGGTCACGGCAGTGCGCACGGGACCGCTCACGGCACCGCAGGGCACGGGGATTGCGGAGCGGGAATCCGGTGCGGAGGGGCGCGGGGGAAATGGGAGGGGGAGGCCCGGCGGGGGCGGAGGCGGCCGGGGAACCGGTTCCTCCGGGGGCGGGCGCTCAGACCCGGGGCAGGGCCTCGGCGGCGAGGCCGCCCTCGATGGCGAGGATGCGGTGCAGACGGGTGGCGACGAGGACCCGCTGCAGCTGCGGCGGCACACCGCGGAGCACGAGCCGCCGGCCGGCGCGGCCGGCCCGCCGGTGGACTCCCATGATCACGCCGAGTCCGGTGGCGTCCCAGGAGTCGAGTTCGCTGAGGTCCAGCATCAGGTCGCCGTGGCCGGAGTCCACCGCCGTATGCAGGGCCGCACGGGCGTCCGCCGCGCTGCGCACGTCGAGGCGGCCGCCGACGACCAGCTCGGCATGGTCGCCCCTGATATGCATATGCGCTCCCGGATAGTGCTGCGGTGGCCTGTCGGAACGGCCCGGTCAAGATCTACAGAACTGACTACCTCTCAGGCAGCATAGTTGCCATCTGTAAGCGAACCGATACGGATTTCACCCGGGTGGGTGATCCGGAGGTGCGCTTTCGCCGCGGAAGGTGTAGTACTCCGCGGGCATTTCCGCGCCGGGGTCACCGGCACCGGTCCCGCGGCGCGTCGCCGGCGGCGGTGACGGCGGTGACGGCCGTGTTGCGGAACTCCCGTACCGGCTTCCCTCGCCGGTCCCCGGCCATGCCCGTGTGCCGGTGTGACGCCGGGCGCCCGGCGCCGGCGGCGGGCACCGCGGCCGCGGTGACGACGGGGTGCTCTGCCACTGTCCCGCCTCCTCACGCCTGCCCGTGCCGGTCCGTGCCGGCTCGGTCGCCGGCGGGAGCCGCGCCATCTCCCACTCGGGACCCTAGCGGCCGCCGGGGGCCGGTCGAAAGGCCAAGAGACGCGCATCACGTCTCACATGACGGACCTCACACCACCGCGACACCACCGCGCGCACCGTGCTCCGGGGCACCCGGCGACCGCCGCCGGGCGGGCGGCGCGGGCCGCCCGGCACCGCGGGCCGCCCGGGGCGGCCTTAGGCTCGGGCCATGGTCAACCTCACCCGTATCTACACCCGTACCGGCGACGACGGCACCACCGCGCTGGGCGACATGAGCCGCACCGCGAAGACCGATCCGCGGATCGCCGCGTACGCCGACGCCAACGAGGCCAACGCCGTGATCGGCACGGCCATCGCCCTGGGCTCGCTGCCGGAGGAGGTCGTCAAGGTCCTGGTCCGCGTCCAGAACGACCTCTTCGACGTGGGCGCGGACCTCGCGACCCCGGTGGCCGAGAACCCCCAGTACCCGCCGCTGCGGGTGGAGCAGAGCTACATCGACAAGCTGGAGGCGGACTGCGACCGCTTCCTGGAGCAGCTGGAGAAGCTCCGCAGCTTCATCCTGCCCGGCGGTACGCCCGGTGCCGCGCTGCTCCACCAGGCGACCACGGTGGTGCGGCGGGCCGAGCGCTCGACGTGGGCGGCGCTGGAGGTGCACGGCGAGATCATGAACGCGCTGACGGCGACCTACCTCAACCGCCTCTCCGACCTGCTGTTCATCCTGGCCCGGGTGGCCAACAAGGAGGTCGGGGACGTGCTGTGGGTGCCGGGCGGCGAGCGCTGAGGCAGCCCGGCCGGCGCGGCCCGCGGACCGGCGCCGCCGGTACGGCCGCGACCGCGCCGGGACGGCGCCCCGCCGGCCCGCGCCCGTCCCCGCGCCCGTCCCGCGCCCCGGCCCGGCCCGAACCGGCCCGTGGCGCGGGCCCGTTGCCGCCGTCCCGTGCATCGAAGGATGTAGCCGGACTCCTCCGGCGGGCGGACGACCTGCGCCTTCACCGCTCCTAGTCTGGAGACAGACGCCGGATGTCACAGACAGTCAAACCGGAGGAGAGCGGTCA from the Streptomyces xinghaiensis S187 genome contains:
- a CDS encoding cellulose-binding protein; translated protein: MSDTSSPFGFELVRRGYDRGQVDDRITKLVADRDSALSRISALEKRIEELHLETQNAQAQVNDSEPSYAGLGARVEKILRLAEEEAKDLRDEARRAADQHRELAESAAQQVRNDAESYANDRKQKAEDEGARIVERAKGEASTLRADAQKDAQAKREEADALFEETRAKAAQAAADFETNLAKRREQSERDLASRQAKAEKRLAEIEHRAEQLRLEAEKLRTDAERRARQTVETAQRQAEDIVADANAKADRIRSESERELAALTNRRDSINAQLTNVREMLATLTGAAVAAAGTPDDETAGVPAQQRG
- a CDS encoding ABC transporter ATP-binding protein, whose product is MIEAVGLTKRYGAKTAVYNLSFQVRPGAVTGFLGPNGSGKSTTMRMILGLDAPTAGRVTIGGHPFRRLPNAPRQVGALLDAKAVHGGRSARNHLLSLAQLSGIPARRVDEVLGVVGLQDVARRRSKGFSLGMGQRLGIAAALLGDPQVLLFDEPVNGLDPEGILWVRNLMKGLAAEGRTVFVSSHLMSEMALTADHLIVIGRGQLLADMSVRDFIAHHSAGFARVRTPVDAPEQREKLTTVLNGAGGHVLPEQDGALRVSGLPLPRISDLAHEADIRLWELSPHQASLEEAYMQMTQGAVDYRSTLDPRAGLRAAVPGPAGPGYAPQGGYVPQPGYAPLGHEGHAGHPGQAPPPGGFPPPGTAAPGPFPGAPQPNPYAAPQPVPAAAPPASAAPNGAAPGPDPTKRDTEEAR
- a CDS encoding ABC transporter permease subunit, which encodes MPAQGGYASPIPVRDAHLGHAIAAEWTKIRSVRSTVWTLAVLAFLVLGIGFLINVFTDDGDYGTQAPIANGLFGLILGQICVVTLGVLVITSEYGTGLIRTTLTAAPRRSRVLTAKALVFLAVSWTVTTAVCTLTALMGAGMHSGPGVASADGGQWAGATVLAGLYVSLLGLLALAVGTLLRHSAGAITAMLGVVLLPAILPAFLLFSESMRPAAEKILEYNAINSLAALHQVNDGGDGLSQLLLLAVVTAVALAGAYAALEKRDV
- a CDS encoding LLM class flavin-dependent oxidoreductase; amino-acid sequence: MQVGVFVLAAQFPGQGADEALRRAVCTAEEAERAGLDAVWLAEHHFVPYGVCPSAVTLAALLLGRTRRIGVGTAVSVLPTTHPVALGEQTALLHVLSGGRFTLGVGRGGPWVDLEVFNAGLAAYERGFPESLDLLLRWLREPRVAADGERFGFREVQVVPRPRELLEPTGGPPVVVACTSRASVRLAAERGLPMLLGMHCGDEEKAGMVAFWRDCAREAGRHPEEIAAAGHVSAGVAQIGDSRDHAAEALLKAMPGWLRQGLEAHVTVDGRERRMRDPRAYTELLCALHPVGPPRLCADRLAATAERTGISRFALLVEGSGDLAATEENVRRLGAEVLPLLA
- a CDS encoding SCO5389 family protein, coding for MSLDVSPALLEQAERGEVDEAEFVDCVRTSLPYAWEMISSLVAQLKVDGGEFADNQVPPPDEQARGQLLRALASDAIRGALQRHFGVRLAFQNCHRVAVFPTAGTSDERLARFTSVRGQILNQSPQLRDC
- the nucS gene encoding endonuclease NucS is translated as MRLVIARCSVDYAGRLTAHLPSAPRLILVKADGSVSVHADDRAYKPLNWMSPPCTLKEGDDAVWTVVNKAGEKLIITMEEILHDSSHELGVDPGLIKDGVEAHLQELLADRIETLGEGYALIRREYPTAIGPVDILCRDADGGTVAVEIKRRGEIDGVEQLTRYLELLNRDPHLAPVRGIFAAQEIKPQARVLATDRGIGCTVLDYDALRGIEDDKLRLF
- a CDS encoding AAA family ATPase; amino-acid sequence: MDPNHRGPDEHGHHHDDRPGARQDAESTPGPPEFHRREAALPVPAKAARSELVAGAPTPTPVRTTTLTAGEYLLTVNPLDGSEVEACPPDRRPAAPARRTPAERARRGRATPPPVPAAPAVPAVSATPLLERAEERIRLRGLLARGRSVRVTGPSGSGRTVLLDAVAEECTDLAPDGVVRLSGHGRTASDLLYDLFDAVYDAAGHRPAREDLLAHVRRIGAVIVLDDLGCGGAALGELLDATPECAFLFSATPDVAAPPADAHVEEVFLPGLSRGACTELLRHVVDRPLEEDEEAWAGDLWFESEGLPLRFVQAGALLRQRDALRADPDVFGGAGPEDGPHTEGAEDRPAAVDTVSGPEGTEAAAAAVPLPTLAEAAAPAALLASRLSESARETLRLALALGGDCPHHAHLPALAGDSHADAALGELLACGLVTPVAGHYRLASGVATQLEAAGYGEGTAERAHLAGRHYAWWAGHPSVLPERAAAESEAMLAAMAVLVSGEEPGHPSTAVLLACTAAPVLAAALNWSAWERALRHGQEAARISGEVAEEAYFHHELGVLALCTGKLDRARAELEASIALRGVLADRRGAVSGRRALALVEDKAGGFDHTAGGAVPGDEIPAAHAEESATPPGAVTSAFGALTAGRAPDTGATAVTPALVAGGAGAAAGGRPGTAKGSGRGPGRPLTLLKGARRNIAAVSAGALLTAVLGTVVTLGATSGGEDGPPDRVISEQSANEDDGGGGLPAEEPTEDSTRGPEPVESGRAGTDAPASESPDPSASGEGGPSESDGPSASGTTGTGGSSGGSGGSGSSGGSTGGSGDSTPTKKPPTSEPPEESPSGEPTDDPTGEEPTSPSPTASGGTTNTASEPAPVSPVGGGTSSASTSGTAPMSASTSASADGTTGTGEETPVI
- a CDS encoding STAS domain-containing protein, translated to MHIRGDHAELVVGGRLDVRSAADARAALHTAVDSGHGDLMLDLSELDSWDATGLGVIMGVHRRAGRAGRRLVLRGVPPQLQRVLVATRLHRILAIEGGLAAEALPRV